The Candidatus Denitrolinea symbiosum DNA window CTCGACGCCCGCCTTGAGCATCGCGTCCACCCACTTCGCGGCGGGATAGCCCGCGGCTTTCATCCTTTTGACCGTGTCGCGCACGCCGAGCATGTCCCACATCTCGAACGGGCCCGCCTCGTGCATGAAGCCCCAGCGCATGGCGTCGTCAATCGGCTTGGCGGTGTCGGCCACTTCGGGGATGATGGACGACGCGTACTGGAACGACTGGAGAATCAGCGCGGCGACGAGTTTCGCGGCGCGGTCGTCCGCTTCCAACATGACCTTGAGGCGGTCTCCGAGATTCTCGAGGTCTTTCGCCTTCCCGACGGATTCGAAGCGCGGCTTCGTCGGCGGGACGTGTTCCATCGTCTGCAAGTCGAGCGGCCAGAATTCCTTCTTCCCGTCCTCCGCGCGGACTTCCTTGTAGAAGCCGACTTTGCTCTTGTTGCCGAGCCAGCCGCGTTCCACCATCGTGTGGATGAGTTTGTTCGGCGCTTCGGCTTGCAGATATTTCACCGCCAGTTTATCGTGCTGAACCAGCGGCGCGAGATTTTTCCCGACGTGCTCCCAAACGTCCACGCCGACCAGGTCAATCAGGCGGAACGTCGCCGTGCGCGGATTGCCGATCAGCGGACCCGTGACCGCGTCCACTTCGTCCACGGTATAGCCGTTCTTCAAGATGAAATCCATCCCGAACGCGCCCGTCCCGAAGGCGACGCGGTTGCCGATGAAGTTGGGCGTGTCCTTGCAAAGCACAATGCCTTTGCCGAGACGAACTTCGCCGAACCACGAGATGAACTCCGTCACTTCCTTTGAAGTGTCCGCCGTCGGGATGATCTCCAGCAGTTTCAAATAGCGCGGCGGATTAAAGAAGTGCGTGCCGAGGAAATGTTGTTTGAAGCCCTTCGAGCGTCCCGCGGCGATGTCCTTGACGGGGATGCCCGAAGTATTCGTCGTGACAATACACGTCGGCTTGCGGACTTCGTCAATGCGCGCCATCAAATCCTGTTTGATCTTCAGGTTCTCGACGATGACCTCGATAACCCAGTCCGCTTCCGTCACCGCGTCGAAATCGTCCTCCAGGTTTCCGAGCGTGACCAGCGACTTCAGGCTGGCGTCCATCAAGTTGGCGGGCTTCGCCTTCAAGCAGCGATCCCACAACTCGGTGACGATCTTGTTGCGCGCCGCCTTGTCTCCTTCTGGCGCGTCCTTCGGGACGATGTCGAGCAGGGTCACGCGCACGCCCGCGTTGGCGAGATGCGCCGCGATCGCCGCGCCCATCGTCCCTGCGCCGATGATGACGGTTTTGTTGATTTGGTAGTTCATGTTCAAATCTCCTCTTTAGGCTGTTGGGGCGGACCTACGTGTCCGCCACCTTGTGCCAATAGGGCAGACACGTAGGTCTGCCCCTACCAGTCTGCCCCTACCAGTCTGCACCTGCCAGTTACCTCAACTCCGCTCCGCTATACCCAAGTATCTGCCTCGCGACCACGAGACGGTTGATCTGCCCCGTGCCTTCGTAAATGTCCGTGATCTTCGCGTCG harbors:
- a CDS encoding 3-hydroxyacyl-CoA dehydrogenase, yielding MNMNYQINKTVIIGAGTMGAAIAAHLANAGVRVTLLDIVPKDAPEGDKAARNKIVTELWDRCLKAKPANLMDASLKSLVTLGNLEDDFDAVTEADWVIEVIVENLKIKQDLMARIDEVRKPTCIVTTNTSGIPVKDIAAGRSKGFKQHFLGTHFFNPPRYLKLLEIIPTADTSKEVTEFISWFGEVRLGKGIVLCKDTPNFIGNRVAFGTGAFGMDFILKNGYTVDEVDAVTGPLIGNPRTATFRLIDLVGVDVWEHVGKNLAPLVQHDKLAVKYLQAEAPNKLIHTMVERGWLGNKSKVGFYKEVRAEDGKKEFWPLDLQTMEHVPPTKPRFESVGKAKDLENLGDRLKVMLEADDRAAKLVAALILQSFQYASSIIPEVADTAKPIDDAMRWGFMHEAGPFEMWDMLGVRDTVKRMKAAGYPAAKWVDAMLKAGVESFYQYKNGEKVGVYDVSKEKYVKIKRPAGVIVLKDFRGTKKMIAHNAGASLFDIGDGAALVEFHTKMNALDEDISNIVGEALDRVEKDFDGLVIGNEADNFSAGANLFMVVVAAQQGMWDTLDGAVRGLQNMNMRMRYFPKPVVVAPAGLALGGGCEIAMHAPRVVAASETYIGLVELGAGVIPAGGGTKEIMRRIVSPAMKTDNAEAFPFIQRAFLQIGQAKVATSAEEARSMGILTPSDRIVMNRERLLTEAKREVLAMSAAGYHPPAPELIYAPGRDMFGAMKIGAWSFAEGKYITGYDYHIATKLAYVMAGGMLSKPTWVSEQYILDLEREAFLSLCGEEKTQARMWALLQTGKPLRN